From Aedes albopictus strain Foshan chromosome 1, AalbF5, whole genome shotgun sequence, one genomic window encodes:
- the LOC134285244 gene encoding uncharacterized protein LOC134285244, with amino-acid sequence MPIVSNIEPYHPGGSIPFSQYLEQLEIMFDHQKVAEAERKISFLAACSTEVYSELKLLFPGKNVRELELKEMTDALKKRFDQTENDLVQRIRFYARVQKPNERAVDFVLAVKQLAEFCNFGNFKDTAIRDKLLCSIQSKQLQERLLDEDDLTLAKTERIIINREQANQRASLISEEQPRVSVVERLGRKKVEFRRDSTPPPMRSRGRSPDRSREYRGRAGSWSRSRSRSRSDSRKRGGRTFFCNYCRRKGHTRKYCFDLKHQKQSIKSVAVDSKKPNLNERLRRARDDDSFSDNERMDVLMVSASKRTSQPCMIDPVINNQILRMEIDSGSAVSVISRTTYERSFRSKPLSNCSIELAVVDGAPLAVAGKFVAEVTTNGLRKKLPLVVVESRKDFIPLFGRDWLDVFFPTWRGAFRPLTVNRVEASEEEVVIEDVKDICWW; translated from the exons ATGCCTATTGTCAGTAACATCGAGCCGTACCATCCAGGTGGGAGTATACCCTTCTCCCAATATTTAGAACAGTTGGAGATAATGTTCGACCACCAGAAGGTTGCAGAGGCGGAAAGAAAAATCAGCTTCCTGGCAGCTTGTAGTACGGAGGTATACAGTGAGTTAAAGCTGTTGTTCCCCGGCAAAAATGTGAGGGAATTAGAGTTGAAGGAAATGACTGATGCATTAAAAAAACGTTTTGACCAAACCGAAAATGACCTGGTGCAGCGGATTAGGTTCTATGCTCGGGTTCAAAAGCCCAATGAGCGCGCCGTAGATTTTGTTCTGGCTGTGAAGCAACTAGCCGAGTTTTGCAACTTCGGCAACTTTAAAGACACAGCGATACGTGACAAATTGCTTTGTAGTATACAAAGTAAGCAACTACAGGAAAGATTACTGGACGAGGACGACTTGACTTTGGCTAAAACTGAACGCATAATCATCAATCGAGAGCAAGCAAATCAGCGAGCTTCACTAATTAGCGAAGAACAGCCTAGGGTTAGCGTGGTTGAACGCCTTGGTAGGAAGAAGGTAGAATTCCGTCGTGATTCAACTCCACCGCCTATGAGATCTAGAGGTAGGAGTCCGGACAGGAGCAGAGAATATCGAGGACGTGCTGGTAGCTGGAGCCGTAGTCGTAGTCGTAGCAGGTCGGATTCAAGAAAGCGTGGCGGAAGAACTTTCTTCTGCAATTACTGCAGGCGGAAGGGCCATACTAGAAAGTATTGCTTCGACTTGAAGCACCAGAAGCAGTCCATAAAATCGGTTGCTGTTGACAGCAAGAAACCGAACTTAAACGAGAGGCTGAGAAGAGCGAGAGATGATGATTCTTTTTCAGACAACGAAAGGATGGACGTTTTGATGGTTTCTGCAAGCAAGCGAACTAGTCAGCCGTGCATGATTGACCCGGTCATTAATAACCAGATTTTGCGTATGGAAATAGACAGTGGGTCCGCTGTTTCCGTTATAAGTAGAACAACTTACGAGCGATCCTTTAGAAGCAAGCCTTTGTCTAACTGCTCAATCGAACTAGCTGTTGTCGATGGTGCTCCTCTAGCCGTTGCCGGAAAATTTGTTGCAGAGGTTACCACAAACGGGTTGCGCAAGAAGTTGCCATTGGTAGTTGTAGAAAGCAGGAAGGATTTCATCCCGTTGTTCGGCAGAGACTGGCTGGACGTTTTCTTCCCAACATGGCGTGGAGCTTTTCGTCCGTTAACGGTGAATCGCGTAGAGGCATCGGAAGAAGAAGTCGTTATAGAGGATGTTAAGG ATATCTGTTGGTGGTAG